A DNA window from Turicibacter sp. TJ11 contains the following coding sequences:
- the amrS gene encoding AmmeMemoRadiSam system radical SAM enzyme has protein sequence MNYPVSFFKRKGDQIQCLVCPHQCLISEGKTGICRVRTVLDHELIAINYAEVTSAAVDPIEKKPLYHFKPGKNIVSLGSFGCNMTCDFCQNHKISQQRAKSEVLSIEQLKAIIDRVENNAGVAYTYNEPMMWYEYVYETAKTLKHLNQETSVVVVTNGYINQEPLFKLLPYVDAMNIDLKAYSNSYYKKICGAKLDSVLETIKLANEHVHIEVTTLLVTDAFDALKEVEEISKFLATVNKDIPLHLSRYFPRYKMKNEETNIEVMKQAAQMARNYLNYVYIGNVAEIDTHTYCPTCHERLVERQSGRVNCLIREPICPRCQSDISIIL, from the coding sequence ATGAATTATCCTGTTTCTTTTTTTAAGCGAAAGGGTGATCAAATCCAGTGTCTTGTTTGTCCTCATCAATGTCTGATTTCAGAAGGCAAAACAGGGATTTGTCGAGTTCGTACCGTCTTAGATCATGAGCTAATCGCTATTAACTATGCCGAAGTGACGTCAGCTGCGGTAGATCCTATTGAGAAAAAACCACTTTATCATTTTAAACCGGGAAAAAATATCGTTTCATTAGGAAGCTTTGGATGTAATATGACATGTGATTTTTGTCAAAATCACAAAATTTCACAACAACGCGCTAAAAGTGAGGTTCTATCGATTGAACAATTGAAAGCAATCATTGATAGGGTTGAGAATAATGCAGGAGTTGCTTATACGTATAATGAGCCCATGATGTGGTATGAGTACGTTTATGAAACAGCCAAGACGTTAAAGCATCTAAATCAGGAAACGAGTGTAGTCGTCGTGACAAATGGCTATATTAATCAGGAACCGTTATTTAAACTGTTACCTTATGTAGATGCGATGAATATCGATTTAAAAGCATATTCGAATTCATACTATAAAAAAATTTGCGGAGCAAAATTAGATTCTGTTTTAGAAACGATTAAGTTAGCAAATGAACACGTTCATATAGAAGTGACGACCTTACTCGTGACAGATGCGTTTGATGCATTAAAGGAAGTAGAGGAAATTTCAAAGTTTTTAGCAACGGTTAATAAAGATATTCCACTTCATTTAAGTCGCTATTTCCCTCGGTACAAAATGAAAAATGAAGAAACCAATATTGAAGTCATGAAGCAGGCAGCTCAAATGGCTAGAAATTATTTGAATTATGTTTATATCGGAAATGTAGCGGAGATCGATACGCATACTTATTGCCCAACTTGTCATGAGCGCTTAGTTGAAAGACAAAGTGGTAGAGTGAATTGTTTAATTCGTGAACCCATCTGTCCACGCTGTCAATCTGACATCTCAATCATCCTTTAA
- a CDS encoding DUF2871 domain-containing protein, producing the protein MLKKLSNTAFIYTVLALVVGVVYREYTKLSGFTGQTNLSLLHTHLFTLGMMFFLIVLALEVTLNLSKQKYFNVFFIFYNVGLSLTVMMMAVRGFLQINGEQLSKGLNASIAGISGIGHILLSIGLIVFFINLKQTIDQKNVMGE; encoded by the coding sequence ATGTTAAAAAAGTTATCAAATACTGCGTTTATTTATACGGTTCTAGCCTTAGTCGTTGGGGTTGTTTATCGTGAATATACGAAACTGTCAGGATTTACAGGACAGACGAACTTATCATTATTACATACGCATTTATTTACATTAGGTATGATGTTTTTCTTAATCGTCTTAGCTTTAGAAGTGACATTAAACTTAAGTAAACAAAAGTACTTTAATGTCTTTTTTATTTTTTATAACGTGGGGTTATCGTTGACAGTTATGATGATGGCTGTTCGTGGATTCTTACAAATTAATGGAGAACAACTGTCTAAAGGTCTTAATGCATCTATTGCAGGGATTTCAGGAATCGGGCACATTTTGCTAAGTATTGGATTAATCGTCTTTTTTATTAATCTTAAACAAACGATCGATCAAAAAAACGTCATGGGCGAATAA
- the amrA gene encoding AmmeMemoRadiSam system protein A, with amino-acid sequence MEGYYLMPHPPIIVPNIGKGEELRLYETSLTFHEVAQEIASIKPETIIMITPHGPMFSDVISVSSGEAISGDFRRFQCYDLSVQALLDSEFNQLLVQLAQEQRLPVLEVNREVLKAYGRPFELDHGALVPLYFINKYYTDYKLVHITYAPLDDSELYRFGILLDQVAKQLNRQFVVIASGDLSHKLSESGPYAYSPYGEEFDRQFLQKLSSDQPLEIFNMDTELIKEAAECGLRSTKILLGTLDGKEIRGEVLSYQSPFGVGYGIIRFHVKGNGTKALKYIGRSEKPMKKVLSHQTNPYVELARRCLEDYFTQTKTMIAKEELPEIMVAHRHGVFVSLKKDGQLRGCIGTIFPTTDCVASEIIRNAIAAATEDPRFLPVDYEELKSLDISVDLLLSPTKAVIEELDPKRYGIIVSKGLKKGVLLPNLEGIYTVQDQVAIACQKAGINPDGEFEIQKFEVIRYTEGD; translated from the coding sequence TTGGAAGGTTATTATTTAATGCCTCATCCTCCAATTATTGTTCCAAATATCGGTAAGGGCGAGGAACTGAGATTATATGAAACAAGTTTGACTTTTCATGAGGTGGCGCAAGAAATTGCTAGTATTAAGCCTGAGACCATTATTATGATTACCCCTCACGGTCCGATGTTTTCAGATGTCATTTCAGTGTCTAGTGGTGAAGCAATTAGTGGAGATTTTCGACGTTTTCAATGTTATGATCTAAGTGTTCAAGCACTTTTAGATAGTGAATTTAATCAACTATTAGTTCAGTTAGCACAAGAACAGCGATTACCAGTCTTAGAGGTGAATCGTGAAGTATTAAAAGCCTACGGCCGTCCATTTGAACTAGATCACGGGGCCTTAGTTCCATTATATTTTATTAATAAGTACTACACTGATTATAAGTTAGTTCACATCACCTATGCACCTTTAGATGATAGTGAACTATATCGATTTGGTATTTTACTTGATCAAGTAGCTAAACAACTGAACCGGCAATTTGTTGTCATTGCAAGTGGTGATTTATCTCATAAATTAAGCGAAAGTGGACCGTACGCGTATTCACCTTATGGTGAGGAGTTCGATCGTCAGTTTTTGCAAAAACTTTCATCTGATCAACCGTTAGAGATTTTTAATATGGATACAGAACTCATTAAAGAAGCGGCAGAATGTGGTCTACGTTCGACTAAAATTCTTTTAGGTACTTTAGATGGAAAGGAAATTCGAGGAGAAGTTCTGTCTTATCAAAGTCCATTTGGTGTCGGATATGGAATCATTAGATTTCATGTCAAAGGAAATGGGACAAAAGCATTAAAATATATAGGAAGAAGTGAGAAGCCTATGAAAAAAGTGTTATCTCATCAGACAAATCCGTATGTTGAGTTAGCGAGAAGATGTTTAGAAGATTACTTTACACAAACGAAAACGATGATTGCTAAAGAAGAGTTACCAGAAATTATGGTCGCACATCGGCATGGCGTTTTTGTTTCCTTAAAAAAAGATGGACAACTTAGAGGATGTATTGGGACTATTTTTCCAACGACTGATTGCGTAGCATCGGAAATTATCCGAAATGCGATTGCTGCGGCAACAGAAGATCCTCGCTTTTTACCAGTTGATTATGAAGAACTAAAATCTCTTGACATTTCAGTTGATCTTTTACTTTCTCCAACTAAAGCCGTGATAGAAGAACTTGACCCTAAACGTTACGGGATTATCGTGAGTAAAGGATTGAAAAAAGGCGTCTTATTACCTAACTTAGAAGGAATTTATACAGTTCAAGATCAAGTAGCCATTGCTTGTCAAAAAGCAGGAATAAATCCCGATGGTGAGTTTGAGATTCAAAAATTTGAAGTCATTCGTTACACAGAAGGTGATTAG